The Andrena cerasifolii isolate SP2316 chromosome 14, iyAndCera1_principal, whole genome shotgun sequence genome contains a region encoding:
- the Tmem63 gene encoding transmembrane protein 63 isoform X5, translated as MELFYGDNEATDTDAICLEASVNSQLSQVDRGFLSWIVTAFKVTDEELLKRAGPDGLLYISFERHLILLTGLMVIASLCVALPINFHGNMQGDDATFGHTTLSNLDPMSTWIWVHSILILSYLPIGGYIMRHFYKKVRDARHGGELAARTLLITEIPKHQCNVQLLTDYFNSIISREAFPTLTVEDVTLAYDIKQLSALDVERDCAEQARLYCENYARKREPLQMYPYPCGQVLACCCKNKTDAYEFYMNEEVRLTALVEEEKRVALTRPLGVAFVTLGTPGAAKAMRKQLRSSPSIKWVVDYAPTPSDIFWENLSIPRPCWYLNAVLINFALGIVLFFLTTPAVIVSSLNKLPITGKIILSPVFSSFLPTVLLVSVAALMPVLVARSESLVRHWTRSSLNRAVMTKTLLLLLLMVLILPSLGLTSAQAFLEWTVNAANDTGRWDCVFLPDQGALFVNYVITAALLGSGLELVRFPELALYTFRLCIARSRAERVHVRKAVLWEFPLGAHYAWLLLVFTMTTVYSLACPLITPFGLLYLVVKHLVDRHNLCFAYGPSVGGGQLAGAAASATGAAPILAQAALLALGLVRRGLSPLAAVQLSGLAASILGLVTGVTLPTSKSKHLLLQAQAIRRDLSAGQNFVAPVLRQKQISLEETISARSNSDPNLPSLVSTSTSLVQESPKLYQNYGKESQA; from the exons ATGGAGTTGTTTTATGGGGACAATGAAGCAACAGATACAGATGCAATATGCCTGGAAGCTTCCGTTAATTCACAACTTTCCCAAGTTGACAGAGGCTTCCTGTCGTGGATTGTTACTGCATTTAAAGTTAC CGACGAGGAATTGTTAAAACGAGCTGGGCCCGATGGTTTACTGTACATATCATTTGAGCGTCATTTAATCCTCCTAACGGGGTTGATGGTGATCGCGTCGCTGTGCGTAGCCTTACCGATCAATTTTCATGGGAATATGCAAGGGGACGATGCAACGTTTGGTCACACAACATTGTCGAACTTAGATCCGATGTCTACATGGATCTGGGTGCACAGCATATTAATTCTGTCTTATTTACCCATCGGTGGTTACATCATGAGgcatttttacaaaaag GTGCGAGATGCTAGGCATGGCGGAGAGCTGGCAGCTAGGACGTTATTAATCACAGAAATACCCAAGCACCAGTGTAACGTGCAGCTTCTAACTGATTATTTTAA TTCAATTATTTCCAGAGAAGCATTTCCTACTCTAACGGTGGAGGATGTCACATTGGCTTACGATATTAAGCAGCTCTCGGCATTGGATGTAGAAAGGGATTGCGCTGAACAAGCGCGTTTATACTGCGAGAACTACGCGAGGAAAAGGGAGCCTTTGCAAATGTATCCATATCCATGCGGCCAAGTGCTAGCTTGTTGTTGTAAGAAC AAAACCGATGCCTACGAGTTTTACATGAACGAAGAAGTACGATTGACCGCGCTAGTCGAGGAGGAGAAAAGGGTTGCGTTGACCAGGCCTCTGGGAGTTGCCTTTGTGACTTTAG GTACACCTGGCGCGGCAAAAGCTATGCGAAAGCAGTTACGTTCTTCGCCTAGCATAAAATGGGTGGTAGATTACGCGCCAACGCCGTCTGACATCTTTTGGGAGAACCTAAGCATACCAAGACCATGCTGGTACTTGAATGCTGTTTTAATCAACTTCGCTCTAGGCATCGTACTGTTCTTTCTCACTACACCAGCT GTAATAGTGTCCTCTTTGAACAAACTACCGATCACAGGAAAGATCATCCTCAGCCCAGTGttctcgtccttccttccaaccGTATTGCTAGTTAGCGTGGCTGCATTGATGCCAGTGCTGGTGGCAAGGAGCGAGTCGTTAGTCAGACACTGGACCAGAAGCAGCCTGAACCGAGCAGTGATGACGAAAACGTTGCTCCTTTTATTGCTGATGGTCCTTATATTACCCAGTTTAGGCCTAACCAGTGCGCAGGCGTTCTTAGAGTGGACCGTGAACGCGGCCAACGACACAGGGAGATGGGACTGTGTGTTTTTACCTGATCAG GGTGCTCTGTTTGTAAATTATGTAATTACCGCGGCTTTGCTTGGAAGCGGATTGGAGTTAGTCAGATTCCCGGAATTAGCGTTGTACACGTTCAGGCTGTGCATAGCTCGCAGTAGAGCGGAGAGGGTGCACGTTAGGAAAGCAGTGTTGTGGGAGTTCCCCCTGGGCGCTCATTACGCCTGGTTACTCTTAGTTTTTACGATGACGACGGTGTACAGCTTAGCCTGCCCGTTGATCACGCCGTTCGGCCTGCTGTATCTTGTAGTGAAGCATTTG GTGGATAGGCACAATCTCTGCTTCGCTTATGGGCCAAGTGTCGGGGGCGGTCAGTTAGCTGGTGCTGCTGCAAGCGCGACTGGTGCAGCTCCCATTCTGGCCCAGGCAGCACTACTGGCTTTAGGTTTGGTGAGGAGAGGCTTGTCGCCATTGGCTGCTGTGCAACTCAGCGGCCTTGCTGCGAGCATCTTGGGTCTTGTTACCGGTGTTACGTTACCCACGTCAAAATCTAAG CATCTTCTTTTACAGGCACAGGCGATAAGACGAGATCTGTCAGCCGGGCAGAATTTCGTCGCACCTGTCTTGCGACAGAAACAGATCTCGTTAGAGGAAACCATATCCGCGCGGTCAAACTCCGATCCCAATCTGCCTAGTTTGGTTAGCACCAGCACATCTTTGGTACAGGAGAGCCCGAAACTTTATCAGAATTATGGCAAAGAGTCGCAAGCATAA